The following proteins are co-located in the Brevibacillus laterosporus DSM 25 genome:
- the yhbY gene encoding ribosome assembly RNA-binding protein YhbY, protein MLTGKQKRYLRSMAHHLAPIFQVGKGGVNENMVKQIQEALEVRELIKVSILQNNMDDKHAVAEELATGAGAEMVQLIGHTVVLYKESKENKTIVLP, encoded by the coding sequence ATGTTAACTGGTAAACAAAAACGTTATTTGCGCTCTATGGCCCACCATCTTGCACCTATCTTTCAAGTAGGTAAGGGCGGAGTAAATGAAAATATGGTAAAGCAGATTCAAGAAGCTCTTGAAGTACGCGAACTAATTAAAGTCTCCATTTTGCAAAATAATATGGATGACAAGCATGCAGTAGCAGAAGAATTGGCTACTGGTGCAGGTGCGGAAATGGTACAATTAATCGGTCATACCGTTGTTTTGTACAAAGAGTCAAAAGAGAACAAAACGATTGTGCTACCATAA
- the yqeH gene encoding ribosome biogenesis GTPase YqeH, giving the protein MVQQQEVDQDFEGPISCAGCGVEIQTENKGKSGYAPASALTRDAVICQRCFRIKHYNEVAPVEMHDDDFLRILNGIGSTKCLVVMVVDLFDFQGSWLRGLPRFVGQNPILLVGNKVDLLPRNINLNRVKNWIQHEAKERGLKPNEVVLVSAEKGTGIDELLARIGEFRKGRDVYIVGVTNVGKSTLINRILHDYGATDMEITTSPFPGTTLDKIEIPLEDGRSIFDTPGIINRDQIGHLVSPEDLRKLTPKSRINPRVFQLNDKQTLFLGGLARVDYVRGERQPFACYLANDLYIHRTKLDNAEEVLEKHHGEMLAPPSGEAAKALLPFTRYTLKIDTNVPTDIVIAGLGWIALQGKVKGVVEVHVPKGVSVGLRKGLI; this is encoded by the coding sequence GTGGTACAACAACAAGAAGTAGATCAGGACTTCGAGGGCCCAATCAGCTGTGCGGGCTGTGGAGTTGAGATACAGACAGAAAACAAGGGGAAGTCAGGCTATGCACCAGCTTCTGCATTGACGCGTGATGCAGTCATTTGTCAGCGTTGTTTTCGTATTAAACACTATAATGAAGTAGCACCTGTAGAGATGCATGATGATGATTTTCTCCGTATTTTAAATGGAATTGGTTCCACAAAGTGCTTAGTGGTTATGGTAGTTGATTTATTCGACTTCCAAGGTTCTTGGCTACGGGGATTACCACGCTTTGTTGGACAAAATCCAATCTTGCTGGTAGGAAATAAAGTAGATTTACTACCTCGTAATATCAATCTTAATCGTGTGAAAAACTGGATTCAGCATGAAGCGAAAGAACGCGGCTTAAAGCCAAATGAAGTGGTTCTCGTAAGTGCTGAAAAAGGAACCGGTATTGATGAATTGCTTGCTCGCATTGGAGAATTCCGTAAAGGGCGCGATGTTTATATTGTGGGTGTAACTAATGTAGGGAAATCTACTCTGATTAATCGGATTTTACATGATTACGGAGCGACTGATATGGAAATTACCACTTCGCCATTCCCAGGAACTACCTTAGATAAGATCGAGATTCCTTTAGAGGATGGTCGTTCTATATTTGATACACCTGGTATTATTAATCGCGATCAGATTGGTCACCTAGTGTCACCAGAGGATCTACGTAAACTTACTCCAAAATCACGGATTAATCCGCGTGTCTTCCAATTAAACGATAAACAGACATTGTTCTTGGGTGGATTGGCACGGGTTGATTATGTAAGAGGAGAACGTCAGCCATTTGCTTGCTATTTGGCTAATGATCTATATATTCACCGTACAAAGTTAGATAATGCGGAAGAAGTGCTGGAGAAGCATCATGGGGAGATGCTTGCACCGCCTTCAGGAGAAGCGGCTAAAGCGTTATTGCCATTCACCCGTTATACGTTAAAAATTGATACAAATGTACCAACTGATATCGTTATTGCTGGGTTAGGCTGGATAGCGCTTCAGGGAAAAGTAAAAGGGGTCGTAGAAGTACATGTGCCTAAGGGTGTAAGTGTCGGATTACGAAAAGGCTTAATTTAA
- a CDS encoding DUF485 domain-containing protein: MSNQKNQPSLINYTEIAKSTKFQMLMKQKNGFVLPMTIFFFIFYFLLPILTSYVPSINQPAIGAVTWAWIFGFAQFIMTWVLCMLYSSKAKKLDAMVEEIKQDIGKGVEM, encoded by the coding sequence ATGTCAAATCAAAAGAATCAGCCCAGTCTTATAAATTATACGGAAATAGCTAAATCAACTAAGTTTCAAATGCTAATGAAACAAAAAAATGGATTTGTATTACCTATGACGATCTTTTTCTTCATCTTTTATTTTCTATTACCCATTCTGACTTCATATGTACCTTCCATAAACCAACCAGCGATTGGCGCAGTAACATGGGCTTGGATTTTTGGCTTTGCGCAATTCATCATGACATGGGTGCTCTGTATGCTTTATTCTAGCAAAGCTAAAAAGCTAGACGCCATGGTTGAAGAAATCAAACAAGATATAGGAAAAGGAGTGGAAATGTAA
- a CDS encoding cation acetate symporter has translation MNVLAFSLFLLIVLGTLVITYFASKRTNTTSEFYTAGGGLTGWQNGWAIAGDYMSAASFLGIAGMIALFGFDGFFYSIGFLVAYLVVLYIVAEPLRNLGKYTFADMIAARFNDKRVRGVGALNTITISIFYMIAQLVGAGGLIKLLLNLDYTTSVLIVGTLMTIYVVFGGMTATSWVQIIKAVLLMSGTFIISLIVFAKFGFSFSAMFNHIQTATPLGETFLHSGNKFTNGLDTISLNLALVLGTAGLPHILIRFFTVKDAPTARSSVVYATWIIGIFYVMTIFLGFGAAAFVGHESILAADKGGNMAAPLLAKVLGGDILFAFVSAVAFATILAVVAGLVLSAASAFGHDFYTHILRKGQVTEKEQMTVARWASVGVAIISIILSLFAQKMNVAFLVSLAFAVAASSNLPVIIFTIFWRRFNTAGAISGILVGLMSCLVIVSIGPNIWGAPGKAILVGTPLLSLTNPGIISIPLGFLGAFLGTFLSKKQDAAKFDEIYVIANTGIKEQA, from the coding sequence ATGAATGTACTGGCCTTTTCGCTCTTTTTACTCATTGTATTAGGTACTTTAGTTATTACCTATTTTGCCTCTAAACGTACAAATACAACCAGCGAATTTTACACAGCTGGTGGTGGTTTAACTGGTTGGCAAAATGGCTGGGCAATCGCTGGTGATTATATGTCTGCGGCTTCTTTCCTTGGGATAGCAGGAATGATCGCCTTATTTGGATTCGATGGATTTTTTTACAGCATCGGATTTTTGGTCGCCTATCTTGTCGTTCTATATATCGTGGCAGAACCGTTACGCAATCTTGGGAAATATACTTTTGCAGACATGATAGCTGCCAGATTTAATGATAAGCGTGTACGTGGAGTAGGAGCATTAAATACCATTACCATAAGCATTTTTTACATGATTGCACAGCTTGTAGGTGCAGGTGGACTTATAAAGCTTTTACTTAATCTAGATTACACAACCTCTGTATTAATTGTTGGTACGTTGATGACTATCTATGTTGTATTTGGTGGTATGACAGCAACAAGTTGGGTACAGATCATCAAAGCGGTTCTTCTGATGAGTGGAACCTTTATTATCTCGCTAATTGTTTTTGCAAAATTTGGATTTAGCTTCAGTGCTATGTTTAATCATATTCAGACAGCAACACCATTAGGGGAAACATTCTTACATTCCGGCAACAAATTTACCAATGGGTTGGATACCATTTCATTAAATTTAGCACTGGTGCTGGGGACAGCCGGTTTGCCACACATTCTCATTCGTTTTTTTACAGTGAAGGATGCTCCTACTGCCCGTAGTTCTGTAGTTTATGCCACATGGATTATCGGAATCTTTTATGTCATGACAATCTTCCTTGGCTTTGGTGCTGCTGCTTTCGTAGGTCATGAAAGCATCCTTGCGGCGGATAAAGGAGGAAATATGGCGGCACCTCTACTCGCAAAAGTATTAGGTGGAGACATCTTATTCGCTTTTGTTTCAGCTGTTGCCTTTGCGACTATATTAGCTGTAGTCGCAGGATTAGTTTTATCAGCAGCATCTGCTTTTGGACATGACTTTTACACGCACATCCTACGTAAAGGTCAAGTAACGGAAAAGGAGCAGATGACGGTAGCACGTTGGGCGTCTGTTGGGGTTGCTATTATTTCTATTATCCTTTCCTTGTTCGCTCAAAAAATGAACGTAGCTTTCCTTGTTTCTCTTGCTTTTGCAGTTGCGGCTAGTTCCAATCTCCCTGTAATTATCTTTACTATTTTTTGGAGAAGATTTAACACTGCGGGTGCAATTAGTGGTATCTTGGTTGGCCTGATGAGCTGCCTTGTCATCGTCTCTATAGGTCCTAATATTTGGGGGGCTCCTGGTAAGGCAATTCTAGTTGGTACTCCTCTCCTGTCATTAACAAATCCAGGTATTATTTCAATTCCGTTAGGTTTCTTGGGAGCATTTTTAGGAACCTTCTTATCTAAAAAGCAGGATGCTGCCAAGTTTGATGAGATTTATGTAATAGCAAACACAGGCATCAAAGAACAAGCATAG
- a CDS encoding shikimate dehydrogenase: protein MVGLFGRPVGHSLSPVMHNTAFEQKQLPFAYAAFEVNDDQIKEAVEAIRALGMRGANVTIPHKVAVIPYLDKIDPLAERIGAVNTIVNEDGTLIGYNTDGTGYVRSLLEETGVDLTEQVVTLLGAGGAARAVACTLVERGVKEIRIVNRSLERAELLAMALGSQIPIRVYSFAQAEQAILDSTLLINTTSIGMYPHIQEMPVDRMCLRSDLIVSDLIYNPLETQLLQYAKAIGATHHSGLGMFINQGALAYELWTGEAAPTDKMREIVLQHLQQGGN from the coding sequence ATGGTTGGATTGTTTGGACGTCCTGTGGGACATTCCTTGTCTCCGGTGATGCATAATACGGCTTTTGAACAAAAACAATTGCCCTTTGCTTATGCTGCTTTCGAAGTTAATGATGATCAGATTAAAGAAGCGGTCGAGGCTATTCGAGCTTTAGGTATGCGAGGCGCTAACGTCACCATTCCGCATAAGGTAGCCGTTATTCCGTATTTGGATAAAATTGATCCCTTGGCAGAACGGATTGGAGCCGTTAATACTATTGTAAATGAAGATGGCACCCTGATTGGTTATAATACAGATGGAACAGGGTATGTTCGCTCGTTGTTGGAAGAAACAGGGGTTGATTTAACAGAGCAAGTTGTTACGCTACTAGGTGCTGGCGGTGCTGCCCGCGCAGTTGCATGTACATTGGTAGAACGAGGCGTAAAAGAAATTCGGATCGTTAATCGCTCATTAGAACGTGCAGAATTGTTGGCGATGGCGCTTGGATCTCAAATCCCTATACGTGTATATTCATTTGCTCAAGCGGAGCAAGCGATTCTAGATAGCACTCTTTTAATCAATACGACTTCTATTGGAATGTACCCTCATATTCAAGAAATGCCTGTGGATAGGATGTGCTTACGATCTGATCTAATTGTAAGCGACTTAATCTATAATCCATTAGAAACACAATTGCTACAGTATGCCAAAGCAATCGGAGCAACTCATCACTCGGGCCTTGGCATGTTTATAAATCAAGGGGCGCTTGCTTACGAATTGTGGACAGGTGAAGCGGCGCCAACTGATAAAATGAGAGAAATAGTGTTGCAGCACTTGCAACAAGGAGGAAATTAA
- a CDS encoding YqeG family HAD IIIA-type phosphatase has protein sequence MLLQKLTPNEYVESIFSINIDELRKRNIKAVITDLDNTLVGWDTPDATPEVMNWFKRLDEAGIQVTVVSNNNKARVLQFCEPLQCHYIPAARKPTNQAFKRAIEIMDVRIEETVVIGDQLFTDVLGGNLLGFHTILVVPVKNSDGFFTRFNRKMERLALHWMSKKGMISWYNNKK, from the coding sequence TAATATAGATGAACTCCGAAAACGCAACATCAAAGCGGTGATAACTGATTTGGATAACACGTTAGTTGGATGGGACACACCAGATGCTACTCCAGAGGTAATGAATTGGTTTAAGCGTTTGGATGAAGCAGGAATTCAAGTGACGGTTGTATCCAATAATAATAAGGCGAGGGTTTTACAATTTTGTGAACCCTTACAATGCCACTATATTCCGGCTGCGCGAAAGCCTACCAATCAGGCGTTTAAACGTGCGATTGAGATCATGGATGTTCGCATTGAGGAGACAGTGGTTATTGGCGATCAACTGTTTACAGATGTGCTAGGTGGCAATTTATTAGGTTTTCATACGATTTTAGTTGTCCCAGTCAAAAATTCAGATGGTTTTTTTACGCGATTTAACCGGAAAATGGAACGACTTGCCCTGCATTGGATGAGCAAGAAAGGAATGATTTCGTGGTACAACAACAAGAAGTAG
- a CDS encoding nicotinate-nucleotide adenylyltransferase, which translates to MKRIGIMGGTFDPIHNAHLLIAEQAREQAKLDEVWFMPAHIPPHKQQKKNVANATHRAEMVRLAIRNHPQFRITTVELDREGPSYTVDTMQQLVDLHPAYQFLFIIGGDMVEMLPQWHAIEELVKLVRFIGFHRPHSAPQPSRWTAYVDFIEIPLWELSSTHIREQIQIGKSIRYLVPSAVECYIKESGLYAADPT; encoded by the coding sequence ATGAAACGTATTGGGATAATGGGTGGCACATTTGATCCTATTCATAATGCACATTTGTTAATTGCAGAACAGGCGAGAGAGCAGGCAAAACTTGATGAGGTTTGGTTTATGCCTGCTCATATTCCGCCCCATAAACAACAGAAAAAAAATGTGGCAAACGCTACCCACCGAGCAGAAATGGTACGACTAGCGATACGTAATCATCCACAGTTTCGGATCACGACGGTAGAGTTGGATCGAGAAGGTCCTTCTTACACCGTAGATACTATGCAACAATTGGTGGATTTACATCCTGCTTACCAGTTCTTATTTATTATTGGAGGGGACATGGTAGAGATGCTACCACAGTGGCATGCCATAGAAGAGTTGGTGAAGCTGGTACGTTTTATTGGGTTTCATCGGCCTCATTCCGCACCGCAACCTTCAAGATGGACAGCGTATGTGGATTTTATCGAGATTCCGCTTTGGGAGCTTTCATCTACGCATATCCGCGAACAGATCCAGATTGGAAAAAGTATTCGCTATCTTGTTCCTTCAGCGGTGGAATGCTATATAAAGGAGAGCGGGTTATATGCAGCTGATCCAACATAG
- the comER gene encoding late competence protein ComER yields the protein MRLGFIGTGSMGGMLIQSFIRSQAVLPNQIRAYNRTSHKLSALQEQFPGLQIATNNVDVVTNSDLIFLCVKPKEYRTALAEFSSALSSEQVLVTITSPIVVEDLENLVPCQVIRAVPSITNQALSGLVLLEYGSSATDESKERLLQLLSHIGLPLEIQAPFLRISADIASCGPAFLSYTLQQIIRSAEEETGLPHKTAVHLTTQMLIGVAELLKQGHFTLPELQARVCVPGGITGEGLRILQGSLPGVFHHVFRITQKKFEEDQHELKEQLEHR from the coding sequence ATGCGACTTGGTTTTATTGGAACTGGGAGTATGGGGGGGATGCTCATACAATCGTTCATTCGTTCTCAGGCAGTACTACCCAATCAAATAAGAGCCTATAATCGAACTTCACACAAATTGTCAGCTCTACAAGAACAATTTCCAGGATTGCAAATCGCTACGAACAATGTTGATGTCGTTACTAATTCCGATCTTATTTTTTTATGTGTCAAGCCAAAAGAATATCGAACAGCATTAGCCGAATTTTCTTCTGCTCTTTCCAGTGAACAGGTTTTAGTTACAATTACCAGTCCTATAGTGGTAGAAGACCTGGAGAATTTAGTCCCTTGTCAGGTCATACGTGCAGTTCCAAGCATCACTAATCAAGCTTTAAGTGGTCTTGTATTGCTCGAATACGGCAGTTCTGCCACTGATGAGTCAAAAGAACGTTTGCTCCAGCTTCTATCACATATAGGTCTACCCTTGGAAATTCAGGCTCCGTTTTTGCGAATCTCAGCAGATATAGCCAGTTGCGGACCTGCCTTTCTCAGCTATACACTGCAACAAATAATTCGGTCTGCTGAAGAAGAAACTGGTCTACCCCATAAAACAGCTGTTCATTTGACAACACAAATGCTAATTGGAGTAGCTGAGTTATTAAAACAAGGTCATTTTACCTTACCAGAGCTACAGGCACGCGTCTGCGTACCAGGAGGAATTACAGGAGAAGGACTACGAATTTTACAAGGCTCCTTACCTGGTGTATTTCATCATGTGTTCCGCATTACACAAAAGAAATTTGAAGAAGATCAACATGAACTGAAAGAACAGCTGGAACATCGGTAG
- the yqeK gene encoding bis(5'-nucleosyl)-tetraphosphatase (symmetrical) YqeK, translating into MQLIQHREALLKQIKAQMHEKRYQHTLGVAEVAKELAVRYGADPIKAELAGLLHDYCKCWEISRLRDYLLRYDLSQDLLSGDKELWHSFVGAIVVQQELQIQDVEILQAIRYHTTGRENMSLLEKVVCLADYIEPNRNYPGVEEIRCLAEQDLNQALALALGGTIRFLIEKKQRVYPLTLLAYNDLVKE; encoded by the coding sequence ATGCAGCTGATCCAACATAGAGAAGCCTTGCTTAAGCAGATTAAAGCCCAAATGCATGAAAAGCGTTACCAGCACACCTTAGGCGTAGCAGAAGTAGCCAAAGAGCTGGCCGTTCGTTACGGAGCAGATCCGATAAAAGCTGAGTTAGCGGGATTGTTGCATGATTACTGCAAATGCTGGGAGATTTCTCGGTTGCGGGATTATCTGCTTCGTTATGATTTATCCCAGGATCTGCTATCAGGAGATAAAGAATTATGGCATTCTTTTGTAGGAGCGATTGTGGTACAACAGGAGTTACAGATACAAGATGTTGAGATACTGCAAGCGATTCGTTATCATACGACAGGACGTGAGAACATGTCCTTGCTGGAGAAAGTCGTTTGTCTCGCTGATTACATTGAACCCAATCGCAATTATCCTGGTGTAGAGGAGATTAGATGCCTAGCAGAGCAGGATTTGAATCAAGCACTTGCTCTTGCACTCGGAGGAACGATACGTTTTTTAATTGAAAAAAAACAGCGGGTATATCCGCTCACATTGCTTGCTTATAATGATCTTGTAAAAGAATGA
- the leuS gene encoding leucine--tRNA ligase, with the protein MSMPYNPQELEVKWQKKWNEQQTNKTVEDSSKPKFYCLEQFPYPSGRLHMGHMRVYSIGDVIARLKRMNGFQVLHPMGWDAFGLPAENAAVKFGAQPATWTYENIDFMKMQLNRLGVSIDWSREVATCSPDYYKWTQWLFLTFLEQGLAYRKRAFVNWCPECSTVLANEQVIDGLCWRCDSEVTKKDLEQWFFSITDYAERLLTDLDKLTGWPEKVRTMQKNWIGKSEGANVTFTIPELNDEQVKVFTTRPDTLYGVSYMVLAPEHPLVPKLIAGKEQEASVLAFVEEMKKESDITRTATDAEKVGLFTGAYAKHPLTGEQVPIWVANYVLLDYGTGAVMGVPAHDERDFAFAKKYDLAIKVVINPENPEILAEEIGVDAAYTEDGTLMNSDQFDGMPNREAIKAIADVLEQQDKGGLSTTYRLRDWLVSRQRYWGAPIPIIYCDSCGVVPVPKEQLPVLLPEDVVIDGKRNPLTSSDEFLKTTCPTCGGTAKRETDTMDTFIDSSWYYLRYTDASNNELPFSKENADKWMQVDEYIGGIEHAILHLLYSRFFTKVLHDAGMLSFDEPFRSLLTQGMVLKDGAKMSKSKGNVVSPDEMIEKYGADTVRLFILFAAPPERDLDWTDTGVEGSFRFLNRVWRLVESNQELFKAPYQVAANDDAAKELYRTTHHTIKKVTEDIGERYTFNTAISTIMELVNKMYSYPAEADRGTFAFAMESLVILLAPIAPHISEEMWQQLIGKTSSVHMQEWPTFDPQALVLDEVEIVIQINGKVRDKLVVANGLSKDELEKHVLAHEKGIALIDGKTVRKVIAVPGKLVNIVVG; encoded by the coding sequence ATGTCTATGCCGTACAATCCACAAGAGCTGGAAGTCAAATGGCAGAAAAAATGGAACGAACAACAAACAAACAAAACGGTGGAGGATTCCTCCAAACCTAAATTTTACTGCCTTGAGCAATTTCCGTATCCATCTGGGCGTTTGCACATGGGTCATATGCGTGTATATTCAATCGGGGATGTTATTGCTCGTTTGAAGCGTATGAATGGTTTCCAAGTATTGCATCCAATGGGATGGGATGCATTCGGTCTGCCAGCTGAGAACGCTGCGGTTAAATTCGGAGCACAGCCAGCTACATGGACATATGAAAATATTGACTTTATGAAAATGCAATTAAATCGTCTGGGTGTAAGTATTGATTGGAGTCGTGAAGTGGCGACTTGCTCCCCGGATTATTATAAATGGACGCAATGGCTATTTTTAACCTTCCTAGAACAAGGGCTTGCATATCGCAAGCGTGCTTTTGTAAACTGGTGCCCAGAATGTTCAACAGTACTTGCGAATGAGCAGGTTATTGATGGTTTGTGCTGGCGTTGTGATTCAGAAGTGACTAAGAAGGATTTGGAACAGTGGTTCTTTAGTATTACTGATTATGCGGAACGTCTGTTGACTGACTTAGACAAATTGACTGGTTGGCCAGAAAAAGTACGCACGATGCAAAAAAACTGGATTGGGAAAAGCGAAGGGGCTAATGTCACTTTCACAATTCCAGAGCTAAATGACGAGCAAGTAAAAGTATTTACAACCCGTCCTGATACGCTGTATGGCGTAAGTTATATGGTATTGGCACCAGAACATCCATTAGTGCCAAAATTGATCGCTGGTAAAGAGCAAGAAGCCTCTGTGCTTGCTTTTGTCGAAGAAATGAAGAAAGAGAGTGACATTACTCGCACAGCGACTGATGCTGAAAAAGTGGGTTTGTTCACAGGAGCATACGCAAAGCATCCACTAACTGGAGAGCAAGTACCGATTTGGGTAGCCAACTATGTACTGCTTGATTACGGAACAGGTGCTGTAATGGGTGTACCAGCTCATGATGAGCGTGATTTTGCATTTGCGAAAAAGTATGATTTGGCGATTAAAGTAGTTATTAATCCAGAAAATCCAGAAATCCTTGCTGAAGAAATTGGTGTCGATGCCGCTTATACAGAAGATGGCACATTGATGAACTCTGATCAATTTGATGGAATGCCAAACCGTGAAGCGATTAAAGCGATTGCTGATGTACTGGAGCAACAAGACAAAGGCGGATTGTCTACCACTTATCGTCTACGCGATTGGCTGGTTTCTCGACAACGCTATTGGGGCGCTCCTATCCCAATCATTTATTGCGATAGTTGTGGCGTAGTTCCTGTACCAAAAGAACAACTTCCTGTGTTATTACCAGAAGATGTAGTCATTGATGGAAAACGTAATCCTTTGACTAGTTCTGATGAATTTCTGAAGACGACGTGCCCAACTTGCGGTGGCACTGCAAAACGCGAGACAGACACGATGGATACCTTCATCGATTCTTCCTGGTACTATTTACGATACACAGATGCAAGCAACAATGAACTGCCTTTCTCTAAAGAGAACGCAGACAAGTGGATGCAAGTCGACGAATACATTGGCGGTATTGAGCATGCGATCTTGCACTTGTTGTATTCCCGATTCTTTACTAAAGTGCTACACGATGCAGGGATGCTTTCCTTCGATGAACCATTCCGTAGCTTGCTAACACAAGGAATGGTATTAAAAGACGGTGCTAAAATGTCTAAATCAAAAGGCAACGTCGTAAGCCCAGATGAAATGATCGAGAAGTATGGAGCGGATACGGTTCGTCTGTTTATTCTGTTCGCGGCTCCACCTGAACGAGACCTAGATTGGACAGATACTGGAGTAGAAGGAAGCTTCCGTTTCTTGAACCGTGTATGGCGTCTGGTAGAGAGTAATCAAGAATTGTTCAAAGCTCCTTATCAAGTAGCAGCGAATGATGATGCAGCCAAAGAATTGTATCGCACCACGCATCATACCATTAAGAAGGTAACAGAAGATATTGGTGAGCGTTACACCTTTAATACAGCGATCAGTACGATAATGGAGCTAGTTAATAAGATGTACAGCTATCCAGCAGAAGCAGACCGAGGTACCTTTGCTTTTGCAATGGAGAGCCTTGTCATTCTACTTGCGCCAATCGCGCCACATATCTCCGAGGAAATGTGGCAACAATTGATTGGTAAGACTAGCAGCGTACACATGCAGGAATGGCCAACGTTTGATCCACAAGCACTGGTACTGGATGAAGTGGAAATCGTCATCCAAATCAATGGTAAAGTACGTGACAAGCTGGTAGTTGCTAACGGACTTAGCAAAGATGAACTAGAGAAGCATGTACTTGCTCACGAAAAAGGAATTGCCCTTATTGACGGTAAAACAGTACGTAAGGTAATTGCCGTTCCAGGTAAGTTGGTTAATATTGTAGTAGGTTAA
- a CDS encoding class I SAM-dependent DNA methyltransferase produces the protein MSYTHLATVYDALMADTPYQDWLDWAEDYWQIHGKPQTILDLGCGTGSIAIPLAQKGYQVTGVDLSPEMLAIAYEKMKTSHVDVTWLEQDMTELSVSPIDSVISFCDCLSYVTEKEAVQATFQRVYQHIKPGGTFLFDVHSPYKILTFFGNNTFTHVDEEINYIWQCYTDEERLEVEHDLTFFIRLENGCYQKREETQYQRAYQPMEIILWLREAGFEEIKLTADFVNLPPVAESERLFFSAKRPHD, from the coding sequence ATGTCATATACGCATTTAGCTACAGTCTACGATGCGTTGATGGCGGATACGCCTTATCAGGACTGGCTGGATTGGGCGGAGGACTATTGGCAGATACACGGTAAACCACAGACAATTCTTGACTTGGGATGTGGTACAGGCAGTATTGCCATTCCTCTAGCCCAAAAAGGCTATCAGGTAACAGGTGTTGACTTGTCGCCAGAGATGCTTGCAATTGCCTATGAAAAAATGAAAACATCGCACGTTGATGTAACGTGGCTTGAACAGGATATGACAGAACTCTCAGTCAGCCCGATTGATTCGGTCATTTCATTTTGCGATTGTCTTAGTTACGTTACGGAAAAAGAAGCTGTGCAAGCTACGTTTCAGCGTGTCTACCAGCATATAAAACCAGGTGGAACGTTCCTTTTTGATGTACATAGTCCTTATAAAATTCTCACCTTTTTTGGAAATAACACGTTTACACATGTAGATGAAGAGATTAACTACATCTGGCAATGCTATACAGATGAAGAACGATTAGAAGTGGAGCATGACCTTACTTTCTTTATTCGTTTAGAAAATGGATGTTATCAAAAACGGGAAGAAACACAATACCAAAGAGCCTATCAGCCAATGGAGATCATATTGTGGTTACGAGAAGCTGGCTTTGAAGAAATTAAGCTTACTGCTGATTTTGTAAATCTCCCGCCTGTTGCTGAAAGCGAACGTCTATTTTTTTCAGCCAAACGTCCTCATGATTGA
- the rsfS gene encoding ribosome silencing factor yields MVQLDNQLLQLAYKACEDKKAENIVVLDIHTISVMADRFIICHGNNERQVQAIVREIRDQVHKNGYNIRGIEGEEQGRWVLVDCGDVVVHVFHKEERDFYNLEKLWSDAPRVTVEV; encoded by the coding sequence ATGGTACAATTAGACAATCAATTACTTCAACTAGCATATAAAGCGTGTGAAGATAAGAAAGCAGAAAATATTGTGGTACTCGACATCCATACAATTTCCGTTATGGCAGATCGCTTCATCATTTGTCACGGTAACAATGAGCGTCAGGTACAAGCAATTGTTCGCGAAATTCGTGATCAGGTGCACAAAAATGGGTATAATATTCGTGGAATTGAAGGGGAAGAGCAAGGTCGTTGGGTATTAGTTGACTGTGGTGATGTAGTTGTTCACGTTTTCCATAAAGAAGAGCGTGATTTCTATAATCTAGAAAAACTATGGTCGGATGCACCTCGCGTCACTGTAGAAGTGTAG